The sequence ATATTATCCACTTTTTTCATTCAACGTCGAAATCCGCGCTTTCCGATAGTTCCACGAGTTTCTATAGCGCAACAGGCTATGTGACTTTCGTCAACAAGAGAATTGGGTCTTCACGTCTTTTTTTACGTGATTTTCTCGGTATCGCATTCCCGACTTTGTCGTATTCCAACGGaaggagaaataaaaaacaaagtagACGGAAAAAAGGGAAGGAAAACGTGGAGTTTGCATAGGCTCCCCCACATTCTGTTAAAAATCTGTGTGCAGTTCTCCACGGCGTGCTTATCATTCGGCGGGACGACGAAGCGAGAAGgccgagagaaagagggaaaagaCGATACGGTCTTCTCGCTGACCCACGAAGCCATAGTCTACAAAAACTTACTTGTCAGatacaaagagagagaaggagagagaggagagagagggcaGCCAGACACCCCGGCTCGATCCCCTTCGATCGCTGCCCCTCAAATGAGGCCTTGTCAACTGAAActtcataaaacaaataaaaggcAAAATATTCCGTGACAAACTTGAAGCTTGCAACTACGTATTTTTCTCGCGCTAGAACGACCTTCCTGCGCCGGCGCGGCTATCAATCAGGGGAAGCACGTGGGCCGCGAATGATCGGGGACTCAAAAACTGgtatttttgcatatttgcctctctctctctttgtcgccgaaaaaaagaaaagaaaaaactattgCCTACACGAGATACCCGCTATCGGGCGACGCGTAATATAAACGAAGACGCCTCGCCTCTTCAGTCTGGGTCGCCATTGATACCGAAATGAAGTTTTGCACTTTGAGTCTGACATTTCCGCACTTCATTTGTCACCCGTGACAAATACGATTATCTGAAATTATTGTTGATCTCAAAGTCCAATGTTAAGCTACGTTCCGCGCGGCACGTGCGCCTCCAATAAAATCGGAGGAATCGGGAGCGAAAAGTCATAACcgtgtttttatataatggcGCGCATTTATGTCGGTCAGCGATACACAGCCCAGTCgctgaaaaaaagaagagatatCTATGGAATAATTTtacacgagaaaaaaaatcaccgTCGCCGATTAAATTGATACACGAGAGGCTGTCTCGACCTTGCAACGCGGTGATCTTCAACTTTAATTTCTTGATCTTAACTTCAATTTTAAGCAATCGGAACTGAATTGTCCTTCAACGTAGCGTTAATCGAGAGGGAAGCCGTAACTATATCGGAACCTCCTTTCCGATTCTCATCTTTCACTCTTTCCTGAGGAAATcggatctctctctttctttcctctcGGGGAGGGTGAAGCGTTTAACTCGAGTTACCCGGCGCGAGTCcgcatttaatttttgtcttccCTACGAAGGGCGTCTAGTATCTGGCATCTGAGCGAATGGGAAGTAGAAGAAGCTCGAGCCGCCGCCAGGCACTGAATGGCACCAATCGATATATGAGCCCAACCTGGTCCGTCCGCCAGGCTTGACTTCCCGTCGTACGAAGAGAGACTTCCTCCTTCCTCTTTATTACGGCTTTAAGTCGTCACGATGACTTACATGTACCGCGCGTGAACACGCTGCAATTTCCATTAACGATAACGTCACCCTTGCAGTGGACTTTGTCCTACTGGTCGTAGGCTAAATGAACTCTGCGTGTTCATCGTAGATCGTAGTCCTCGTGGCGTTCAGTAACCTACCGCGAACATCGTACGTCATTCCTTTACCGCTTACGTCATGGAAAAATATTCGAACACGTATTGTCAGAGATACTTTTCTCTTCAATAGCTGCGTATCAAATTTCCAAATCACTGAATTTTCTGTGACGATGGCTATGCTCTGAGGAACAAACGCATGAAATCTAGAGACGAAAAagatagttaaaaatttatatttattgtatgtaGATACagcaaaatcaaattttatttaccaaATGTCCCAGCAAGTAAACcgattaataagaaaattgagtttgcttaaatatatatctcgccattaaaaattttgcgtaacCAATATTAAGtatcaaagaaaataataaataacgttttGCCTGCTAatattatatctctttttttttcaatatacatTAAGAtacttacaattttatatgtaaaatataaatttatatttttaagcaaataaacttcatttaaatttggagaagtcaaattttatatccagcaaataaaccaattaataAATGAGTTCactaaaatgtatatttcgtCATcgcaatcaaaattttttgtaaccaataaatatcaaagaaaatatCACAAGTAACAAAAAGTGTTGGTTGCTaatatctcaatttttttctcaatgtaaattaagatacttaaaaatttatttgcaagatataaatttgttttcactGAAATGAACTTTAAATACaaagtcaaattttattcCCAACAAACAAGTAAACCATTCAATAAATGAGTTCactaaaatgtatatttcgtCATCacgttcaaatttttttttaaccaataGATATCGAAGAAAGTGACACAAATAACATTagcttgtttaatatttttttctcagtgtattcAATCCTCGACGATTGTTAGGGATCGCCTtagatttcattaaaatttatggtaTCCCGTGAATTAAgcgatgatttttttaaatgacgcTGTCGAATGCCGCAAGGGTGgagcgatcgatcgatcgatcgatcgattggATTGTGACGGGTAGATCTCGCAACGTGTGATTTCGCCGCGGCTGTTTATTCACGCGACCGTACGCGGTTACCATACACCTCGTGAGAACTCAGCACCTGCACTAATAACTGGCGCGAGATAAACCGCAGGTCCGATTTATGCATCAACACTGCGTTGCGACGTCGGCGATACGTACATTTAAAACCACTGTAATGATCGTAAAGCGAAACATCTATcttgacaaatttattatacagcTGTCTTATCGATGACGTtatcaaagaaaatatactgatttcagtgatatatttttaacttgttaatcagtgaaataaatacactgatttttCAGTGATTGTACACTAATTCTGAAGTAAAACTCACTAAAAGTCAGTGAATACTCACActaattatcacagttataagtataccactacaaatcagtaaaaatacattgattgcaatttatagttttacttttattatatgtttttaattacgaaTGCCAGAACAGCGTGCATCACTTTAATACGTGAAATAtaatctatttcttttaaatttaatttacgcagaataatattaattttgtgcgTCTTATTCtcgagtttatatatatatatttttttttttctgtactgTAATGAGCACGCGTAGAATACCTGAAAAAAGGTAGATTAGATATTATCTCGGCCATGTGCATCTTACTCTAAATGATACGGTCGCGATAAAAGATGTAACGGCGGAGACGAAACACAGAAAATGTTTAGAACTTTTACTTTACCAATTTGTTTCGTCTTCGTATCGCGATAACAGCGTATTTTGATAGCACAGCTTCATACAATCAATCCACAAGCTGACCTATCGTAACTATAAATATGTTGAAAAGCAAAGGTCGCGGTTCAATTTATTAGGAGCTGATAACGATCTACAAGTGAAAATATCAAACCAAACGAAAGCGGATTAATCCTGTAACTTTATCAGCTTAATTAGGCTTAATCTACTTGTCGCAGTATctcaaatgataaaataattctgcAGTTAACTGCTTTAAGCAATCACGACGATAAACTCATGGATATTCGCAATTACAGAATTTCCCGAAAAAGATACGTCCAATATGTagatgatattaaaaataacatttagaAGCAGAGACTTTTTTCGAGAATAAAATCCGAGATAAAGTTCGATTAAAGCAGAGATGTGAAATagagtttaattaattgtttaaattaattgaaagatGCATGTGTTACAGCCAATTTCGAAAGGAACTCCTCAATTATCGGCAAGAGGACAGACGGAGAGGCGGCGGCCACCGTTTCTCAGAGCTTCTACCAAAACTAAGGAGGTAATAAAAAGGGCAAAACTGAGAACACTAATTCTAtgcaaacattaaaaaaactttaagtttttttaaaaaattgttatatggaatagaaaagaatatattcttttttcttaattttttcttttaattggaattagaattaaatttattaaaaaataatttcattatgtCTGTTATCATATAATTGAATTGcatagtattataaatattaatttatattaaaaattatttattattaaatttaataataaaaacagaatagTACATAAGTATGATGTTACAACAATACAGTAATtgcgatttaaaattatactttgcTTGTTACCATGATTTAAAACTCTACTTTGTATTACAAAGCACAAAATTAATTCgggtttaatttaaaaaataaaattctattcataaatttatatttataaaatttttgtgttataaCGTGTGCTAATAAAACTTCTATCCATGTGTAATTCTTATGGCGGACCAGTTCGTTACGCCAATGAATGTGACGTCACCGTTGCCATGACAACTAGCAATAAACAATAAACAGAATTCTAACCAAGATGCACATGTGCATCTTCGTGTGCGCTTTTTGACATGTGTTactagattttatatttattacattatttatataaattatccatataatacttatgtatagtatatatgtatattatattaaaaataattttttttataatttcgaaTTAAGATAAAACAACATatgttgattttaaaattaattttaaataaaaatctacaataaagtaaataatttatcaacaaCAGTATGTTTTATTTCGTACGTATGCAGTTCCTTTctcttgttttcttttatactgGTATTGAATTTGTGAAAAAGAATAGAATTCAATGATTTGGTATGTGAGCGTGTGATGCAAAAGAGTttcgattaaataaaattagaatataaaagtaaaactcGTTTTTGTAACGTGAAGTGCAGTAGAAAATTATCCATTTACAGACAGAACGAATCAGTGGAAGTAAGATGGATTCTGCACGCAGCGGGGGTGCTAAAGAAGACCAAGGCAGTGACGAGGATCTGTCGCCGGATGCTCTAGTCAGGCAAAATTACGAGCTCCGTCATCGCTTGGAGGAGGAGACCGCGAGTTACAAGAGACGTTTGGACACATATCGACAAGCTCAACAGCATCAAGCTGCCCTTGTCTCGCGATTACAAGCTAAAGCAAGTACCAATTGATTTCTCTTGTTTTGTCACAAGTCTAACTGATGCGCGCGAACTATAAGATTCACCGATAAGCGAGTAACGATTGAAGATGTGTTTTAGGTTCTGCAGTATAAACAAAGATGTTCGGAACTGGAGAATCAGATGACAGAGACTATTCCGTGCGACACCAGCAAGCCAATTGTGTCCTCTACTACAGTGCTAGAGGCTGCCCATCAGACACTTCGGGATATACGAGAGGAGCAAATTCACGATATGGATACTGCCTTGAAAAAGCTTGGAGAAGAACGAcgaaagtatgtaaaaataacgtaaatCGAAGTGCTACgggaaataatttaaacagaaaatagtgatgaaaatatttatttaaacgatGTGTGCATAGAATTcgtgcatttaaaaaaaatgcttctTCTTTTGCTACAGATGCGAAGACCTTTTGCAATTAAACGCATCTCTGAAAGATCAACTCGAGGAGTCTCATCAAACAAACGAGGCACTAACTAACGATTTGCAAAAACTAAGTAACGATTGGGACATACTAAGAGAAGAATTGGCTATTAAGGAAGACGAATGGAAGGAAGAAGAACAGGCATTCAATGAATATTACATCTCTGAGCATAACCGATTACTGAACCTGTGGCGCGATGTTGTTTCCGTTAAAAGACTGTTCGCAGAAATGAAATCTACTACGGAAAGGGACTTGTCCAAACTGCGGAACGAAATTATTTCATCGTCTAAAGAAATGACATCGGCGTGCAATAGTACGAACTTTACTATGAAGCTTCAAGCAAGCACGGtaagattattttacaattgtatTGCCAATTCAGTGTTTACggttattcaaattttgtaaaaaaatttcctgaGAATTTCCAGATTTTCCAGgagttttattcaaaatttccCAGATCGCATAGATCTGATTTtctcaaagtattaaaatgattaaatataatgccAATTGAGAACATTTTGCTAGGATATTACCttctatcattaattttttaaatcaaaactcGCAAGTCACACGAGGAATCATATATGTACGCCATTTATTGTTAAGGGTCGacatatttgcattattttaaaaattaaaaaaaaatttacatttagcCGTCCCAGAAGATGCAACAACTGGAAGAGGAACAAGCCGTGATTATCCTAAAAACCGAGATTACAGCGCTAAAGCAACAGCACACTGCTGATCAACATGAAATTCGTACCAAAGACGACCGGATAGACCAGCTTATTCGAGAAATCCGCAATTTAGTAAGCATCCTTAGTAACACAATATATTAGCTGTACATCGGTTAATATTGACTAAACATTGGTTATATTGAGAGTGCATTGGTCATTACTTTCCCAATGTAACGTTAATATTGGTCATAAAACATTGGTTTCACATtagaatgtaattaatatccaatataaaaaattaaataatctaacaTTGCTTCAATGTTAAAACAATATCAAACCAGTATTGCTTAGACAAATTGGCTAATAAGGTGAAGCATCCACTTTACAGTATCGAAACAATATtggaaatattgcatttacattacTTCTCAATATTGCGCCAATGTTTTGCACTACTGGAAATCCCTAGTAACACAATACATAAGCAATATATTGGCTAATATCGCGGCtaaacatttgttatattGAGAGTTCAttggttataaaatattggttccTTTTGTGTGTAGGAAGAGAGATGTGGCGTTTCCGAGGCGGCGGTGACCCAGACCGTGCGTATGCAGGAAGACATCGAAGTGCTGGAGTCCGCGTTACGCGATATCGCGCATGCCGTGATCCAGGACGCCGAAAGCCGAGATGATGCCGACGCTAAGCAGACGTCCCCGCACGTCCACCTATCCCAGCGTAGCGGACTCCAGCAGAGATCGCCCAAGAGAAGCGCGCGAGGTAGCACTATACCGGCGTTTGCGGAAAGTACCATAAACGCGGTACGAGCGGCTCTGCAGAAGTATCAGTTGACGATACGAGAACTACAGGTACCTATCTTGTATCCCGTAAGAAAAcgataaagttttacaatgtTCACAACTGACGCTTCGTTTACGTATTTTCCGCGTTAGATTAAATCACAAACCAGCAAGGAACAGATACTGTCGATGCGTAAACAGTGCGAGGCCGCGGAGGAAAATGCTCAGACGTTAAATATGAGAGTTGCGGAATTGATCTCTCAGTTGGATGCATGCCGTTCGCAATGCGCGCAGTTAGAGCAAGAGAAGGACATGCTGCAAAAAAGTCTCGACACTGTGAAATTGGAGAAAAATGCATTGGATAAAAGTAAAATGGAACTTAACAGCACGGTAGgattcaaagtattaaagttATTCTTCTACACttaaaaaagtgtttaattttgagatattaaaattttttatttttgtcttcaattttaaatatttatttaaagatgatttagttttaaatggtgtgtttagatttaaaatctTTCACAACTTTAGATGTTTCTgtgttttaaatctaaacattGGTTAAAActaaaacgtttttaatatttaaaaaatagaaaggaactaatatattttaatattttgacattAAATACTTCTttgcgtatatatatttattgttataacttattggcatttatattatagatgGAGGCTCTTAGAAATAATTACGAGAAACTTCAAAagactaataataaattacaaaaactgTGTGACAACTTGGAAGATGAAAAGTTGTATTTGCAAAGTGAGCTTAGCAGAATATCAGAAGATGCTGACttgaagtaattaaattaattgtattttatataccaCAATTTGTTTCAAATCTGTTAcaaattactatatatatttttttttataaaaaatttttcagagaaTTAAGTTTACGGTCGGAGGAAGATAGATGCAGTAAAATGAGAGAAGAGCTTTTGACATTGCGAGAAGATCTAAGTAAAGCCTATCTTGCCAAGGATATGTTGGAACAACAGAAGTTAGAAACCGATGGATTAATCTCTCAAATCGAAAAAAACAAAGGTATACTCTCACAAATTTAGCctttaattatagtttttaaaataccaTATAAacgtttcaaataatttaggCGATCTGGAATTGGAGCTGGAACGTATACTATTGGAAAAGTCAGACGTACaggagattttaataaaaatggaagCGATGTGCTCCAATTACGAGCAGGATAAGCAAAGATTGCaggaagaattgaaaaaagtaacatctaacattttttatcagtaAATACATATGATATTAACTACAGATTTATTGTAGATGACAGACGAGAGAAATAAGCTCGCGAATCAGTGCATCGATCAACAGGGGGATCTGAATTCATTGAGAAAGGAATTGTTGCAAGCCGAACAGAATCGGCTTGACGTGGAATCCGAGAAGGTTACGTTAAAcgaaaagattaaatttctgGAGATAGAAAAGGAGAAGGTGGAAATGGAATTGGGACAGGTGACTCGCGAGCGTGGCGATTTGAGCAATCAATTGTCAGTCTTGGCGCGAAAGAAGGAAACGTTAAACGAAGAGCTCATGAGACTACGGCAAAGATTGGAACAGGCCAACGAAATGAATGCACGAATAAACAGAAACTTGAAAGATCTTGTAAAAGATAATGAGGAGAAACAAGTAAGAACAATCCTAATTAATTAGTGTCATAATAAATGCTAttcatattgtaataaatgcatatattattgtacatcaaaacgataaaacaattttttttgtttgtacaGGTACTCTTAGAAACAAATGAGAAAGAATTCCAAAGGTTACAAGAACAGCTAGCATCGATGCGCACGGAGAAAGAGATATTGGAAGGAGTACTGTTCGATACGCAAACCAACTTGGAAGCTACACATATCAGGAAGACACAGTTGGAGAAGGAGCAAAaagagatattaataaaacaggAAAGCTTGAAGGGGCAGGTGACGCGACTAACAAAAGAACTGGAGAATAGCGAAAAACGTGCGCAAGATATTAAACAATCACTCACCCAACAGAGTAGCGATCAGGTCGCGGAATTCCAACAAGTTATATCCAACATGAAGAGACAATCAGAAGACagcataaaaaagataaacgaCGAAAAggtatttaatcaattatttataaaattattgaaataaatctttgatTATCTAATCtgcatgttatttttattatgttttcattttttttttcttatgggACTTTAGGAACAAGTAAGAGTAAGTTTAGAGAAACGGTTGCAACAGTCTGTATTACAAatggagggagagaaaaatgaagaaatcaATCTGCTGCAACAGCGAATAGAGGAGTTGCAGCAGCACATAGAGAATTTATGTAAGCAGCACGAGGAAGCGCTTCTTAGAGCTGAGAATGATAAACAACAGGCACTTTTAAttggtaattaaatatttttaattaattttaattgttttcataagttttatacttttaatatacaataatataatgttttacgttatatatcactaatatattcaaatatatttgaacTTGTTATAGCTCATCATGATCAACAGGCTTTAATCGAAAAGATTGACACCATTATGCGCGAATTAGAAGAAGAGAAGAACACCTTGGAACGCGTTAAAAGAGAGGCCGCAGCGCGCGCCGATCAAGAACGTAATAACACCAATCAACTGCGCGACGAATTAAATCGCCTCAAAACAAAGCTGGACGAGACGAAGTTGAAGGCTAACGAGGAAAAGATGAAACTCGACTTAAAGATAGAGGAACTATGGAAGGAACGAGAGTCCACACAACGAGAAGTCGAAGAGCTGCAAGTTCAACTGCACATGACGGAGGATAAAGTAGACGGGCTGCAAAATCAGTTGCACGACACTATCAGGAAGCTCAAAGACGGTAAATAGACTTTCTCCCTACAATGCTCCATTTCTCCATCATGGTTGtcttaatcattttataatttctatttttattattgcagcTGACAACGTTAATGAAACAATGCGCAAAGAGTTAGTGGATGTACGAAGACAGTTGGCGGATACCACgtatgaaaaagaaaagtacaaCAACAGTAACAAGGAGCTGCGGGAACACGTTAAGCAAATTGAGAGCGAAAGAAGGGAGCAGGGAAGAACGTTGGAGGAGTCGTATCAAAAAATAGCAAGTCGgtattattttctcttctaAATATGCGTTTTGTGAGATTCAGAGTAGCTGCTAAAACGTGTTTCGTGTTTAGCATTGGAAGACGCAAAAACCACTATGGACGTCGAGAGGACGCGTTTGCAGGCGCAAGTACGCGACATGGAACGCGAGGCGATGCAACTGCAGCAGCAACTTCGCTTCACGCAGGACGAGCTGCAGAAGTGCCACGAGAACAACGCCCAGGCGCAAAATGAAGAGAAGGAACTGCAGGCCAGATTGGCTAATGAGATCGAGGAAAGAGAACGAATACAACTGCAATTGCATCAAGTGAAAAAACAGGTAAAAAAAACGCacgaatttttctttttctttcgattTCAGTCGACGCGTTTCGATATATGCTGTCAGTACACacaaagaaagaatatattgttactgagaatttttattcttgaaatgttaaatatcaaaataagattatataattgtataaatatataatgcgttaaataaacataaatgctcatataaagtttttata is a genomic window of Monomorium pharaonis isolate MP-MQ-018 chromosome 7, ASM1337386v2, whole genome shotgun sequence containing:
- the LOC105839196 gene encoding rootletin, whose translation is MPRPISKGTPQLSARGQTERRRPPFLRASTKTKETERISGSKMDSARSGGAKEDQGSDEDLSPDALVRQNYELRHRLEEETASYKRRLDTYRQAQQHQAALVSRLQAKVLQYKQRCSELENQMTETIPCDTSKPIVSSTTVLEAAHQTLRDIREEQIHDMDTALKKLGEERRKCEDLLQLNASLKDQLEESHQTNEALTNDLQKLSNDWDILREELAIKEDEWKEEEQAFNEYYISEHNRLLNLWRDVVSVKRLFAEMKSTTERDLSKLRNEIISSSKEMTSACNSTNFTMKLQASTPSQKMQQLEEEQAVIILKTEITALKQQHTADQHEIRTKDDRIDQLIREIRNLEERCGVSEAAVTQTVRMQEDIEVLESALRDIAHAVIQDAESRDDADAKQTSPHVHLSQRSGLQQRSPKRSARGSTIPAFAESTINAVRAALQKYQLTIRELQIKSQTSKEQILSMRKQCEAAEENAQTLNMRVAELISQLDACRSQCAQLEQEKDMLQKSLDTVKLEKNALDKSKMELNSTMEALRNNYEKLQKTNNKLQKLCDNLEDEKLYLQSELSRISEDADLKELSLRSEEDRCSKMREELLTLREDLSKAYLAKDMLEQQKLETDGLISQIEKNKGDLELELERILLEKSDVQEILIKMEAMCSNYEQDKQRLQEELKKMTDERNKLANQCIDQQGDLNSLRKELLQAEQNRLDVESEKVTLNEKIKFLEIEKEKVEMELGQVTRERGDLSNQLSVLARKKETLNEELMRLRQRLEQANEMNARINRNLKDLVKDNEEKQVLLETNEKEFQRLQEQLASMRTEKEILEGVLFDTQTNLEATHIRKTQLEKEQKEILIKQESLKGQVTRLTKELENSEKRAQDIKQSLTQQSSDQVAEFQQVISNMKRQSEDSIKKINDEKEQVRVSLEKRLQQSVLQMEGEKNEEINLLQQRIEELQQHIENLCKQHEEALLRAENDKQQALLIAHHDQQALIEKIDTIMRELEEEKNTLERVKREAAARADQERNNTNQLRDELNRLKTKLDETKLKANEEKMKLDLKIEELWKERESTQREVEELQVQLHMTEDKVDGLQNQLHDTIRKLKDADNVNETMRKELVDVRRQLADTTYEKEKYNNSNKELREHVKQIESERREQGRTLEESYQKIATLEDAKTTMDVERTRLQAQVRDMEREAMQLQQQLRFTQDELQKCHENNAQAQNEEKELQARLANEIEERERIQLQLHQVKKQVIDLDNSLEVTRQELGKLRARADEEDERWRAREQELLVRLEDSRCRERKLEDQKHNLEVCLADATQQLQELKARLGGSEGRVRALDAQLSQLETAKKEVEQKLSSVGSTLRRIAGIQMDGSVNMPFKLMSPSRRWSPARAQDHGDTSRDIILDVDPEAVRKGVRSLMQQVAQIERERDDYKTELCSLKKQLKESQENQNNTDVKVNNLLANIRTLQEEKKSVEAKLTQTQTGYQAQLDALQQKTEECEQLCEKLTTLEIKISAESDEKSQYEDKLEKMRQELNRLETEKRNLQKEVRHSDSRATEMELHRMSLDGDLQRLQMMLQEKEAHNQKLQDRFDTQSRTMAGLEERCASLKSTIEQLKLSLEKASATESELKNEMNLLQHNVMEITTSSQSNNEKLKQLQKQLSNAENDRRILSERLETVQQTLSNLKHTNQSLIDQNTRLQNELANNEVQRSALESQLRLSTWPSESGVSKDEELLRQLQIAQKERSEMRGRVDALNDKVKLLEADKRNLERQIASGKTSARSKSYERPEKAHMELLGTCYSLDSLEHENRELRLKIRKLETQLAEKEAELIRMKSTYIHSSHSLLDTSRDRSGELERIRAAQLQAEKLLEAREQSHRQQVSRLENQIQLLREQLSQEIKRRQLYVLRSSRAGREMQQLRQALGDSLRTVAQDPSLDAVLLEHEARKLDSTLTSTASLPPSLALPAPPSYRSTTPSQHK